In Lemur catta isolate mLemCat1 chromosome 1, mLemCat1.pri, whole genome shotgun sequence, one DNA window encodes the following:
- the LOC123637031 gene encoding zinc finger protein 136, with protein sequence MDSVAFEEVAVSFTQEEWALLEPSQKNLYRDVMRETIRNLSSIGKKWKDQNIEDHYKHQGRNLRSHTVERLCQSKEGSQCGGIFSQIPNHNLSKKTPRVKPCESSVCGEVGMGQSSLNRHIRDHPEHEPNEYQKYGEKPHTRDQCCKAFSSHHSFRTPEIIHNGEKPYDCKECGKTFFSLKRIRRHMITHSGYIPYKCKVCGKAFDYPSRFRTHERSHTGEKPYECKECGKAFTCVTSVRRHMVKHTGDGPYKCKVCGKPFHSLSSFQVHERTHTGEKPYKCKQCNKAFVSSPSLRIHERTHTGEKPYACKQCGKAFSYLPSLRLHERIHTGEKPFECKQCGKAFRSISTFRIHERTHTGEKPYECKECGEAFSCIPSFRRHMIKHTGEGPYKCKVCGKPFHSVSPFRIHERSHTGEKPYECKHCGKAFVSSTSIRIHERIHTGEKPYQCQECGKAFSYLNSFRTHEMIHTGEKPFECKQCGKAFRSSSSFRMHERTHTRQKPYECKECGKGYFCRASFQKHMMAHWRWTL encoded by the exons GACTCAGTGGCCTTTGAGGAAGTGGCCGTGAGCTTCACACAGGAGGAGTGGGCTTTGCTGGAGCCTTCCCAGAAGAATCTCTACAGAGATGTGATGCGGGAAACCATCAGGAACCTGTCCTCTATAG gaaaaaaatggaaagaccaGAACATTGAAGATCACTACAAACACCAAGGGAGAAATCTAAG AAGTCATACGGTGGAGAGACTGTGTCAAAGTAAAGAAGGTAGTCAGTGTGGAGGAATTTTTAGCCAGATTCCAAATCATAATCTGAGCAAGAAAACTCCTAGAGTAAAACCATGTGAAAGCAGTGTGTGTGGAGAAGTAGGCATGGGTCAGTCATCCCTTAATAGGCACATCAGAGATCACCCTGAACATGAACCAAATGAATATCAGAAATATGGAGAGAAGCCACATACGCGTGACCAATGTTGCAAAGCCTTCAGCTCCCACCACTCCTTTCGAACACCTGAAATTATTCACaatggagagaaaccctatgattgtaaggaatgtgggaaaactttcttttctctcaaaaGAATTAGAAGACACATGATAACTCACAGTGGATATATACCATATAAATGTAAAGTGTGTGGGAAAGCCTTTGATTATCCCAGTAGATTTCGAACACATGAACGAagtcacactggagagaaaccctatgaatgtaaggaatgtgggaaagccttcactTGTGTCACAAGTGTTCGAAGACACATGGTAAAGCATACTGGAGATGGACCTTATAAATGTAAGGTGTGTGGGAAACCTTTTCATTCTCTGAGTTCATTTCAAGTACATGAAAGAacccacactggagagaaaccctataaatgtaagCAATGTAATAAAGCTTTTGTTTCTTCCCCATCTTTACGAATACATGAAAgaactcatactggagagaaaccttatgcaTGTAAgcagtgtgggaaagccttcagttaTCTCCCCTCTCTTCGATTACATGAAAggattcacactggagagaaaccttttGAATGCAAACAGTGTGGTAAAGCCTTTAGATCTATCAGTACCTTTCGAATACATGAAAGGactcacactggagaaaaaccctatgaatgtaaggaatgtggagaAGCCTTCAGTTGTATCCCAAGTTTTCGAAGACACATGATAAAGCACACTGGAGAGGGACCTTATAAATGTAAGGTATGTGGGAAACCATTTCATTCTGTGAGTCCATTTCGAATACACGAAAGAagtcacactggagagaaaccctatgaatgtaaacaTTGTGGTAAAGCTTTTGTTTCATCCACGTCTATCCGAATACATgaaagaattcacactggagagaaaccctatcaATGTCAggagtgtgggaaagccttcagttaTCTAAATTCCTTCAGAACACATGAAATGATTCACACTGGTGAGAAGCCCTTTGAATGTAAACAGTGTGGTAAAGCCTTTAGATCTTCCAGTTCCTTTCGAATGCATGAAAGAACTCATACTAGacagaaaccctatgaatgtaaggaatgtggaaaaggcTACTTTTGCCGTGCAAGCTTTCAAAAACATATGATGGCACACTGGAGGTGGACCTTATAA